The genomic region CCTCCTGTCCTTATCTGCGATTCCGATGCAAAAAATGCGCGCCGCGTGACCACCGCGCGCGCGGCGAACCTTGTGCGCACGCGCCGTGCCCGGCCGGCACGCGGCTTGCGTCCCGTCCCGTTACGTATCGACCGGTATCGACAGTCTTGACCGCTCCGGGCCGCCTCGCGCGGGCCGCAAGGATTTCCCATCATGATCGGCCACCTCGAACTTCTCGGACGCCTGCTGCTGGCCGCGCTGCTCGGCAGCGTGATAGGGCTCGAACGCGAACGCCTGAACTGGGCCGCCGGGCTGCGCACGCACATGCTCGTGTGCGTGGGCTCCGCGCTCGTGATGCTGGTGTCGACGTTCGGCTTCGAAGACGTGCGCGGGCAAAACGGCGTCGTGCTCGACCCGTCGCGGGTCGCCGCGCAGGTGGTGTCGGGCATCGGCTTTCTCGGCGCGGGCTCGATCCTGCTGCGCGGCGAAGTCGTGCGCGGGCTGACGACCGCCGCGAGCCTGTGGGCGGTGGCCGGTGTCGGCCTTGCCGCGGGCGGCGGCATGGTGGTTGCGTCGGTCGGCGCGACGGCGATCGTGCTCGCGATCCTCGCGGGCGTGAAGCCGCTCGAGCGCCGCTTCATCGCGCAGCGCCAGCAACGCACGCTGCAGCTCGTGGTCGAGCGCGGCGGCCTGACGCTCGGCACGCTGCACGAAGCGCTCGGCCCCGGCCGGGTGCGCGTGAAGCGGTTCATCGTCCAGCAGTCGGACGACGATCCCGACACCGACGACATTTCGGTTTCGTTCTCGCGCACCAGCGGACCGGAATTCGCCGCCATCTGCGAAACGCTGCAAAGCATCGCCTGCGTACGGACCTGTCAACCCGATACCGCGTCAAGGAGCTTCGCGTGACCCGCGCCGACCTGCTCTCCCATCTCGTGTCGTGCCAGCTGGCCGCGCGCATGCGGTCCGGCGCATGGCTCTCGACCCGCCAGCTCGTGGACGCGCTGCGCGCATGGCTCGCCTGCCATCGCGCCGAATGCGGATGGCTCGAGCGAATCAAGATCGCGGACGCCTCGACGACGATCGCGCAAGGCATCTACGCCATCGCGGTCGCGCACGGCGATCCGGCCGGCGGCGAACGCGTGCGGCTCGATGCGGATTCGCCCGAACTGCAGGCGCTGCGCGCACGCTGCGACGCGCTGCTGCAGCATATCGACGGCGACCGGGACGTCGACGCGCGATGATCGTGCGGGATCACGCGACACTCGCCACGCGCCGACGCGCCGACGCGACGGCCGACAGCGCCCCGCACGTTCCCGACCGTGTGCCCGGTGTTCTCGCTGGCCCCGACCCGGGCCCGTCCGGGCGAGCGGCCGGCCGACGTGGCCGTGCGTCGCAGCGTGCGCGCGCGGCATGCGTCCGACCACTATCCGCCGGTCGCGCGAATGCGCGTGAAGCCCGCGGCGGGCACGTCGCTTGCGCGGTGAGCCGGTTTCGACCGGACGGAGCCCACCCATGCGAACCGACGCCCTCGACGGACAGGCACTCGACTACTGGTGCGCCCGCGCACTGTGCGTGGACGACGAAGACACGCTGCGCTTCACCGCCGTCACGCCGACCGTCGTCGTGACGGCCGCCTGCGACGCGTTCCGGCACCTCGGTGCCCCGTTCACGCCGTCGACATCGTGGGCCGACGCCGGCACGGTACTCGACCGCGTCGACGATCTGCGGATCACCCGCCACGGCGACGACGTCGAATGCGACGCCACCTTCGCCGACGGCCCGTCGACCTGCGGCGCGCACGCCCGCGATGCACGCGTGGCGCTGCTGCGCGCGTTCGTCCGCGCGCGCTTCGGCGACGAGATCGACCCGCCGCCGCCGTTCGCGCACCGGATCGAACACGGCGCCGTGGTGCGCTACGACCCCGGCGTGCCGCTGCCCGACGCGGACGACGATCGCGGCACGGGCGACAGCACGGACATCCGCTCGATACCGCGCATGTAAGTGCATGCATGTACCCGGCGTTCATGTAAAAACGACAGTCCCGGCACCGGCCGGCTTCCCGCACGCGCCTTGCCCGGCGGGACACCGCCCGGCGGGCACGCGGGTTGCGGCACATCGGCGCTATCGACTGCCGCCACCCGCCCCGCGCCACGCCATGGACTCCACGCCGACCTTCGCCCCGCATATCTATTTCTGCGACGCCCGCCTCGTCGGGCCGCTCGACGCATGGCCGCAGACATTCGCGCACATCGCGGGCATGGGCTTCGATCACGTGCTGGTCGGCGGCTTCTGGGCCGCGAGCGTCGCCGGCTTTCCGCGCCACGTGGCCGATTTCCTGCGTCCGGCCCAATCGTTCGCGACGCGTGCAAGCGCACTCGAAACCTTCTCGCGGCTCGCCCAGCTCGCGCACGGCCACGGGCTGCGCCTGCTGCTCGAAGCCGTGCCGGATCGCATCGCGCGCGACAACCCGCTGCGCGCCGAGCATCCGGACTGGTACGTCGAGCGCACGCACGACGACGCGCTGATCGACCCGCGCGGCACCGCGCACGCGCTGGACGTCGCCCACGCGAACCTCGACAGCGACGCGGTACGCGACCGGCTTTCCGCGTGGTGGTGCGCGCACCTCCGCGCATTCGCCGATGCGGGTGCCGCCGGCTTCCTGGTCGACGCGCCGCATCATCTGCCGGCCGACTGGTGGCCCGGCTGGCGCGCGGCGCTGCGCCGGGCGCGCCCGGACGTCGCGGTGCTCGCGGGCGTGCCCGGCCATGCGCGGGACGCGCTCGCGCAGCTCGAAGGCACCGGGTTCGACGCGGTGTTTTCATCGGTACGCTGGTGGGACCTGCGCGCGCCGTGGTTCGTCGACGAACACCGGCTGCTGCGGCGCATCGGCTCGCCGATCGCGTTTCCCGACGCGTTCGACGGCGCGCGCCTCGCCGACGACTGGCCCGAC from Burkholderia cepacia ATCC 25416 harbors:
- a CDS encoding MgtC/SapB family protein, which codes for MIGHLELLGRLLLAALLGSVIGLERERLNWAAGLRTHMLVCVGSALVMLVSTFGFEDVRGQNGVVLDPSRVAAQVVSGIGFLGAGSILLRGEVVRGLTTAASLWAVAGVGLAAGGGMVVASVGATAIVLAILAGVKPLERRFIAQRQQRTLQLVVERGGLTLGTLHEALGPGRVRVKRFIVQQSDDDPDTDDISVSFSRTSGPEFAAICETLQSIACVRTCQPDTASRSFA
- a CDS encoding phage protein NinX family protein, with the protein product MRTDALDGQALDYWCARALCVDDEDTLRFTAVTPTVVVTAACDAFRHLGAPFTPSTSWADAGTVLDRVDDLRITRHGDDVECDATFADGPSTCGAHARDARVALLRAFVRARFGDEIDPPPPFAHRIEHGAVVRYDPGVPLPDADDDRGTGDSTDIRSIPRM